Within the Cetobacterium ceti genome, the region AAAGTATAATTTATTGAGCCTCCATTTTCCAATACATTATGTTTGACAGTAGTTAAAAAAAGTGCTATAATCACAGCATAATGTTAACTACAATTTAAATTTTACATAAATATATTTTTAAATTATGTAACATATATACTCAATGTATATGACATAGGAGGAATCATGGAAAATTTACAATCTTACTGGAAAGATTTCAAAGGTGACCTTTGGAAAAAAGAAATCAACGTTAGAGATTTCATACAAGAAAACTATACTCCATATACAGGTGACGATAGCTTCTTAGTAGACGCTACTGAAAACACTAAAAAAGTATGGAACAAATTAACTGAAATGTTCAAAGTTGAGCAAGAAAAAGGTGTTTATGACGCTGAAACTAAATTCCCTCAAGGAATTACAACTTATGGACCAGGATATATCGAGCAAGACAGCGAAGTAATCGTTGGATTACAAACAGATGCTCCATTAAAAAGAGGAATCTACCCTAAAGGTGGATTAAGAATGGTTGAAAACTCTCTTAAAGCTTACGGATACGATATCGATCCAGTAACTAAAGAGATCTTTACTAAATATAGAAAAACTCATAACGAAGGAGTTTTCTCAGCTTATAACGATGAAATGAGAGCTGTAAGAAAATCAGGAATCGTAACTGGATTACCAGATGCTTACGGAAGAGGAAGAATAATCGGAGATTACAGAAGAATCGCTCTATACGGAGTAGACAGATTAATCGCTGAGAGACAAGCTGCATTAAAAATATTAGATGCACCTGAGTTCACTGAGGAAATCATTAAGAAAAGAGAAGAAGTTAGTGAGCATATTGCTTCATTAAAAGACTTCGTAAAAATGTGTGCTTCATACGGATTTGACGTATCTAAGCCAGCATCAAACGCTAAAGAAGCTGTACAATGGGTATACTTCGGATACTTAGCAGCAACTAAAGACCAAGACGGAGCTGCAATGTCTTTAGGAAGAACATCTACATTCTTAGATATCTTCATTCAAAAAGATTTAGAAGCTGGATTAATCACTGAGCAAGAAGCTCAAGAAATGGTTGACCAATTCATCATAAAATTAAGAATCATCAGATTCTTAAGAACTCCAGAGTACAACGATTTATTCTCAGGAGATCCTACATGGGTAACTGAGTCTATCGGAGGACAAGGAACTGACGGAAGAACTTTAGTAACTAGAACTTCATTCAGATACTTACATACATTATATAACTTAGGACCAGCTCCTGAGCCAAACATGACTGTATTATGGTCTAAGAACTTACCAGAAAACTGGAAAAACTTCTGTGCTAAAGTATCTATCGATACTTCTGCAATCCAATATGAGAACGACGACTTAATGAGACCTGAGTACGGAGACGACTATGGAATCGCTTGTTGCGTATCTCCAATGAAAATAGGAAAGCAAATGCAATTCTTCGGAGCTAGAGTAAACTTACCAAAAGCTTTATTATATGCTATCAACGGAGGAAAAGACGAGAAGTCTGGAGCACAAGTTGCACCAATGTTCGAGCCAATTACATCTGAGTACTTAGATTATGAAGAAGTAAGAGCTAAATATGACCAAATGTTAAAATGGTTAGCTGGAGTATATATCAATGCTCTTAAAGTTATCCACTACATGCACGACAAATACTCTTATGAGGCATTTGAAATGGCATTACACGATGTAGAAGTTGGAAGAATCCAAGCTTCTGGAATCGCTGGATTATCAATAGTTGCTGACTCATTAGCTGCTATTAGAGATTCAAAAGTAAAAGTAATCAGAAACGAAGAGGGAATTGCTGTTGACTTCGAAAGAGAAGGAGATTACGTTCCATTCGGAAACAATGATGATAGAACTGACGAATTAGCAGTTGAGATCGTTGAGAAGTTCATGAACTACATCAGAACTCATGAAACTTACAGAGGAGCAATTGCAACTCAATCAATCTTAACAATTACATCTAACGTAGTTTATGGAAAGAAAACTGGAACTACTCCATGTGGAAGACCTGCAGGAGCACCATTCTCTCCAGGAGCTAACCCAATGAACGGAAGAGATACTAGAGGAGCTGTAGCTGCACTTGCTTCAGTTGCTAAGCTTCCATTCCACCACGCAGGAGACGGAATTTCTTATACTTTCGCAATAACTCCAGGTGCATTAGGAAAAGAGAAAGATGCTAGAATAGCTAATATGGTTAACTTAATGGATGGATACTTCACTCCAAACGGTGGACAACACTTAAACGTTAACGTATTTGATAGAGCTCTATTAGAGGATGCTATGGCTAACCCTGAAAAGTACCCTCAATTAACAATCAGAGTTTCTGGATACGCAGTTAACTTCGTTAAATTAACAAAAGCTCAACAATTAGATGTTATCTCTAGAACTATCAACGGAAATATGTAATTTTACTAGAGCTTAAATTTTAGGGAGACTGTAATGGTCTCCCTATTTTTAAATATGGAGGAACTAAAAAAATGGAAGAAATAATGGGATATGTACATTCACATGAAAGTTTTGGAACAGTAGATGGTCCTGGAATTAGATATATAGTATTTTTACAGGGCTGCCCATTGAGATGTAGATACTGTCACAATGCGGATACTTGGGAGAAAAATAATGCTAAGTATAGAGAAACACCTGAACAAACTTTTAAGGAAATATGTAAATATAAAAACTTTATACAATCAGGAGGAGTTACATTAACAGGAGGAGAACCTTTAATGCAACCTGATTATGTAAGAGAACTTTTAAAACTTTGTAAAAAAGATGGACTTCACACTGCTGTAGATACATCTGGATATTTTTTAAATGATAAAGTTAAAGAAGCATTAGAATATACAGATTTAGTTTTATTAGATATAAAATGTATCGATCCAGAAACTCATAAATCTTTAACAAGAGTGGAATTAGATCCAGTTCTTAAGTTTGCTCAATACTTAAAAGAGATTGGAAAGAAAACATGGATAAGACACGTTATCGTTCCAGGTATCACAGATAATGATGAGTATTTAAATAAATTAGCAGATTATGTAAAAACTTTAGATAATGTTGAAAAAGTTGAATTATTACCATATCACACTTTAGGTGAATATAAATGGGATAATATAGGAGAGCATTATTCACTTAAGGGAGTTGCTCCATTAAGCAAAGAAAGATTGGAAAATGCTAGAGAAATCTTTAGAAAAAGAGGATTAACTATACAGTAAGAAATGTGTTATAATCTATAACATCAAGTAATTAAAGGGTGATTTTAATGATAATATTAGGAATAGAGAGTTCTTGTGACGAAACTTCCATAGCAGTAGTCAAAGATGGTAAAGAGATTTTATCAAATAATATTTCTTCACAAATAGATATACATAGAGAGTTTGGAGGAGTTGTTCCAGAAATAGCCTCTAGACAACATATAAAAAATATAGCTACTATACTAGATGAAAGCTTAAAAGAAGCCAATATTACCTTAGATGATGTGGATTATATAGGGGTAACCTATGCTCCAGGACTTATAGGAGCCTTACTTGTAGGAGTTTCCTTTGCTAAGGGATTATCCTATGGTCACAATATACCTATAATACCAGTACATCATATTAAGGGACATATTTATGCTAACTTTGTAGAACATAATGTAGAAGTTCCTTGTATAGCTTTAGTTGTATCAGGAGGTCATACAAATATAATCTATATTGATGAAAATCATAAATTTTATAATTTAGGTGGAACTTTAGATGATGCAGTTGGAGAAAGTTATGATAAGGTAGCTAGAGTTATGGGGATAGGATATCCTGGAGGACCTATTGTAGATAAGATGTACTACGAAGGAGATAAAAATTTCTTAAAAATTACAGAGCCTAAAGTTGATGGATATGACTTTAGTTTCTCAGGAATAAAAACAGCAGTTATAAACCATGTAAATAAAATGAAAATGAAGGGTGAAAC harbors:
- the pflA gene encoding pyruvate formate-lyase-activating protein; the protein is MEEIMGYVHSHESFGTVDGPGIRYIVFLQGCPLRCRYCHNADTWEKNNAKYRETPEQTFKEICKYKNFIQSGGVTLTGGEPLMQPDYVRELLKLCKKDGLHTAVDTSGYFLNDKVKEALEYTDLVLLDIKCIDPETHKSLTRVELDPVLKFAQYLKEIGKKTWIRHVIVPGITDNDEYLNKLADYVKTLDNVEKVELLPYHTLGEYKWDNIGEHYSLKGVAPLSKERLENAREIFRKRGLTIQ
- the tsaD gene encoding tRNA (adenosine(37)-N6)-threonylcarbamoyltransferase complex transferase subunit TsaD, with protein sequence MIILGIESSCDETSIAVVKDGKEILSNNISSQIDIHREFGGVVPEIASRQHIKNIATILDESLKEANITLDDVDYIGVTYAPGLIGALLVGVSFAKGLSYGHNIPIIPVHHIKGHIYANFVEHNVEVPCIALVVSGGHTNIIYIDENHKFYNLGGTLDDAVGESYDKVARVMGIGYPGGPIVDKMYYEGDKNFLKITEPKVDGYDFSFSGIKTAVINHVNKMKMKGETFKPEDLAASFQGKVVEILSKKVLKAAKEKNVKQILIAGGVAANSLLRSELKAKGEKEGIEVIYPSMKLCTDNAAMIAVAAHYKYMYPNGKDIIAGLNLNGKATLDIIKD
- the pflB gene encoding formate C-acetyltransferase, which encodes MENLQSYWKDFKGDLWKKEINVRDFIQENYTPYTGDDSFLVDATENTKKVWNKLTEMFKVEQEKGVYDAETKFPQGITTYGPGYIEQDSEVIVGLQTDAPLKRGIYPKGGLRMVENSLKAYGYDIDPVTKEIFTKYRKTHNEGVFSAYNDEMRAVRKSGIVTGLPDAYGRGRIIGDYRRIALYGVDRLIAERQAALKILDAPEFTEEIIKKREEVSEHIASLKDFVKMCASYGFDVSKPASNAKEAVQWVYFGYLAATKDQDGAAMSLGRTSTFLDIFIQKDLEAGLITEQEAQEMVDQFIIKLRIIRFLRTPEYNDLFSGDPTWVTESIGGQGTDGRTLVTRTSFRYLHTLYNLGPAPEPNMTVLWSKNLPENWKNFCAKVSIDTSAIQYENDDLMRPEYGDDYGIACCVSPMKIGKQMQFFGARVNLPKALLYAINGGKDEKSGAQVAPMFEPITSEYLDYEEVRAKYDQMLKWLAGVYINALKVIHYMHDKYSYEAFEMALHDVEVGRIQASGIAGLSIVADSLAAIRDSKVKVIRNEEGIAVDFEREGDYVPFGNNDDRTDELAVEIVEKFMNYIRTHETYRGAIATQSILTITSNVVYGKKTGTTPCGRPAGAPFSPGANPMNGRDTRGAVAALASVAKLPFHHAGDGISYTFAITPGALGKEKDARIANMVNLMDGYFTPNGGQHLNVNVFDRALLEDAMANPEKYPQLTIRVSGYAVNFVKLTKAQQLDVISRTINGNM